aaaccttttcttttattaaaggccAAGTGTGTCTTGCTACAATTTTCTTGGTGATTAGATGGACAAGTCTGGGACAGCATATAGTACTCTTCCAGAGGCCACTGTTCCTCTTCAGAATTCATGAAGCGCCATTTAAGTTGTCCCCGACGATCATTTGAACACCTTAACTCGTCATATGACCAGACAGAGACACCTCTGCTTGGTAGAAGTATATTCTCTTAAATCCCTTACGCTGACATGGCAAATTTTGTGTGTTACACTTAAATCTAAGCGCGCGAAGATCTTTAAAATTAggtttatctttttttttccccTAAAATCAATGTGGAACCCACCACCTCCTCCAATTTTCTCCTCCATCTTCTGCCATTGCCCCAAATTATCTTCTCCATCTTCACCCTCCATGACAGGAAAAAACAGAAAAATTTCCATCACCTCCACAATCACCGTCCGTCATTAAACAAATCCAAAAACAATAAATCTCCACTATCACACCACCACATAACCACTAACACTTCCTTCAATTTCCCTTATTGACCCCAAATCTGaaaaactaaaaagaaagaaCCCATCTAAAACCTTCGAATTTCAATCTAGTGGGAGTGGTTCTCGGGTTCAATGCACTTGTCGGGTCGGGTCAGATTCGTCTGGTTTTGTTTATTCTGCTCCTTTTGGCATTCCTCGATGTGTTTAGGCACGGAGTAGAGGTTTCCGGTGGCAATGTAGACGTGGTTCTGCCGGATATAGATGGAAGGGCTGCTTCCCCATACGGCGGCTCCAGCGTATTCGCCTTCAAAATTAACTTGCTTTATCTCGGTAATCAGAGGCAAAACCACCACAACATTAAAGAAAACAGGGAGAAACCCAGCAAGAAAAGCCCACAATTTCACCTACTCAGAAATCAAAATGGATTCTTCACATCAAAATCAAGCAATTTCAAAAGTGATGAGGCATAATTTCGTGAATCACAGCATACCCAACGAAATCGGAAAAAAAAAAACTCGGAAGCTCCAAAATAATACTGGCCGGCAAAGTCAAGCCAACCGCAGTGGTGTCACAACGGTGGATATAGCCGGATGTGGATTTTCTTGTTATTTTTGCTGGCCATGAAATTGGGGGATAATAAGTGAAGTGGGCACTTTTTTGGGAGAAAGAAGATGATGAAAGGCGGAGAGAGATCAGGGAAGAAGATGGAGGGTTTAAGGTCTGATTTGGGAAAGTAgggtctttttcttatttttaattaaaaattacAACTATTTCTTTATATAGACTATAATTTATTTAAGAAATACACGTGTCATTCTATAATTTGTCTGATTGACATGTCATCATCGAGTGTAACTCACTCATGAGGCTTGTTGAACTCGAGTATTCATGAGACACACCTGTGTTAAATAGAAGTGCCTGTCTGGTCATATGGCAAGTTAAGGTGTTCAAATGATCGTTGGGGACAACTTAAATGGCCGCTTTATGTATTTCGCCTTCTTTATTCTCTGTATTGAGTCTGTGAATTGGACATACACAAAAGATTCTCCCATTATAAGAGGGCTCCACTTGTGTTCTCTTTGTTGTTAATGTTGCTATGTCTGTCTGCTGCTTGCTAATATCCATTCTTGATTATCTACTGAATTCGTTTTCTTTTTCAGGAAACAAACAGATTGGAATACTTGATACCGAAAAAGACATCCTTGAGGCATCGGTTACCAATGGGGGATCAAGGATTTATTGACTTCGTGGCTCATCTTCTTGAAGTAAACCCAAAGAAGCGCCCATCTGCCTCAGAGGCTTTAAAGCATCCGTGGTTATCATATCCATACGAGCCAATTTCATCTTGAATTGTGTGATATTTCTTTGGCAACTTAACCTGCTGAAGTTCTGCAATTGCTCCAATATGGCTGCTCCAGTGATGAAAAAGGAGGGATATCTCAAGGTGGTCCGCATTTCCTTCCTTATCACTGGGCTCTGTATTTCTATTTTAACCCAACTGAGTATGTAGTCTTACAAATGTTATGTAACATTAGGGTTTTCTGTCTTGTTTGATGGAAGGGGATGCATGCAGTTTGTACATGATGTGTGTTGATTCTTTTAGGTGTTTAGTGATAGCTTGTGAAATAGCTCTATCCAATTTTGGTTGCTTTCCCTCATTTGCTGCAATGTATCAAAATGAAGGAAGATCAGAAACATATTTTCAGTGACTCACATTTTCATCGGATGGTCATAATGCAAGTTCCACTTGATGAAATCTTTTCCTAAgtttctctctctccctctctctcatATATACATACGCCCAAGCACATCTCTAAATTTTGCCAAGAATGGTTGTGGACTATGTGATCATCCCTCTATAGCCAATACTCGTGGCAAATCGATGCACGTTATGGTGGGGCGATGAGATGCAATTGAGGAATCGTGTGTGTGAGTTTAGTTATTATTCTTGAATACCTTTTCATTTGTCTGGGTCAACGCAGGTTGATAGGGCAAACGTCATATTAATTTGCTTCATTAAAAATGAAAACacaaggggtcgtttggtttgctAATAGGTTTAAGAGATTATAATTTGGGATTATATACATAAGTTGAACAATAACGAGATTATTAGAGGTTGGTAGATGTTTGGTTTGGATTAAGAATGGTATATATAGGATTCAATGTAAAAGATTTGCTTGATTTATACTAGATAAACTTTTATTTCCGGCTTTAGTTTTTGGTCTTCTTAAGCACTTTGGCGAGAGCATCATTGACATTTGGTCGTTTTATCGGAGATTAGCAATAATTTGGAAATTAATATCACAATTGTGTTATAAATAATCTCGGAATTACTTATCTCGGGAAAAAAAATTCAATCACATAGAGAATAAAATAATTTCACATCTTATCTAGACAAGAGATCATCATACTTATCCATAATAGCAAACGAACCTTAAGTTTATAAGTTCTAAAAACAGATCATAGAAATGAATTTGAGGTTGAGTATCTAGTGCAATCTTGATCGAAAATCATGTTCACAGAACAGTGAGTAATGCatagtattttatttatttgaTAGTGAATGTTTTCTTGGAAGTTTCTAAACGTAACGTTTGAATAATGAAAATCACAAGGAAGAAAAAGCTGTATCAATCGCTTGCTGAGCTCAAATAAACCTAACAGAGAAGTAATCGCTTGCTGGGATAAGTTTATTTGCTAACCTAAACGGATAAGTTTACTGGTAACTTATTGAAAATCCACGTGCGAAGTCTATTGACTTAGCTCCTAAATTTCAAGTTTTACATACTGTGTTGACTGCATATAAAACGGAAGACAGGAACGTAGAAATGACACCATATAGCCACTCTAAAAGGTGGCTATTTAGGAATTAGCCAGTGTGTCATAAATTCAGTTTTTCAGTCCAAATTTTTGGGATAAAATGTCTTGGATTGTCCTGAAGTTGGGATTTTTgatttaaaatttcaggacaaaataagtGTTGGCTAATATTTAAATAACATCCCTGAAAATAAGTATTTGTGCACTTTCTCCGACATGAACTCTTTAGAGTACGACTTGCCCATATGGCAATTCTAAATTTAGACTTTGCAGGATTTAAATATGAGATATCTTAATATATTTATGCTAGGAGTAAACAATCGACATTAATGTGAATATTTTTATCCATGAAGCCAATTTACGAGTTTCATGTAGTTCTGTGCTTTCTTGAAAagtaaaaattgcatggggcgccttatttggtcgccccatttaacctatacccattttttttaaaagttttaacttgtacccattttttaaacaacttcagccctctttctcctcctctttctccttcttcttctttcttctgctgttgttggtgctgctaaAGCAACTGTACAATTTTTCAAAGTTTTTTATATACagttgctttttttttttcttcttctgaaGTTGTTCTTTGTATGATGAAACTGGAACCAGATGTTTCTGTAATTGTGAACTTTCTGGCGGAACCAGATTTTATTTCAGCTCGGAGAAGATCACTAGCACTTATATGTTCAGCAAAGACATTAACAAAGGATAAATTATTTTATAGGCATAAATGCATATGGGAGTTTCGTCCCACTTGGATAATTTCCCAATAAAATTCTTATTTACATATCCAGAAGATGGACGAATGGCAGTGAGTTTAATTTATAAGTGTGATTTAGCAGCACTATTTGCTGTAGGAATTGCTTTTAGGCAACTAATTAAGGCAGGAAGTTCATAGTCTTACAGTTAAACAAGACTACCTTCATCACTATATGGTTGCATTCGGGCAAAACTATTCATATTGTGTAGATGATGTCAATGCTAattaaaaaaacttcagcttttagtgttgaagtttttacaaatgaactaaataacttcacatcttctgctgaagtttttgaaaaagtttatccaggacaaaaaaacttcagcttatttagtattgaagtttttataaatgaactaaataactaaagcatcttctgctgaagtttttgaaaaagcttaatgacaaactaatgaatccaggacaaaaaaacttcagcttatttagtgcaattacaaacaaaaacttcagcaaatatagaacaaaacttcagctactatgcttaagttcagcaattacaaacaaaaacttcagcaaatagagaacaaaacttcagctactatgcttaagttcagcaattacaaacaaaaacttcagcacacttggttcatcacacttgctacttcatgctcgtctactagaatgctgaagttttgcgtgatagtctttgctacttcagccccgtatgctgaagttacgcgaaaaagtgtgtactcttgcaattttttttgcaaagcggacacaagttaaaacgtgaccgaaaaagcgggtatagatgcaaatccccctCTTGAAAAGGCTAGTTTTGTAACTCTTTAACAAGTACATATCAATTGAAGTTTATAATGGCAGAGTTGGATTAGATTGCTACGGATAtttcaaaaagaaataaaaaagaaaatacattACTTACTGGAAGATATATCTTAATTGTTAATATCAAAACCAGTTTTTCTGCAGAAGGAGGTGACACAAAGTCATTAAATTGGAGTTGAACTGGAAGGCTGATAACCAAAAGACTATTTGTCTTACTTTGTCCACTTTTGATTTGTTTTGTGGCCATTTTATAATTCAACTAGGAATCCTAATCAGTTGGTTATCTAAGCCAACCATGTAACCTACATATGATATTCTTGCATTGGTTCCTGGTTCAAAGAAGCTGTCTTAGCTGTAAGGGAATAGTATGAGAGATCATAAGCATCATATTTAGTTGGCTATGACTATTATTTCCTGTACACATTAAGTTTTTGAGGAGGAAATTAACCAataactttttgctagctttcgCCTATGTTGGTGAGTGTAGAATTACAAGATTAACTCTATTCTAGTAAAGTAATAGTAACCAGTATCAGAAATGGGaaacaagttcaacaacaacaataacccagtgGAATTctataagtggggtctggggagggtagtgtgtacgcagacctacCCCTGCTCcggaggagtagagaggctgtttccaacaGACCCTCGACTCACAATGATGGATATAGACAGTGGAGCAGTAACACCAAAGGAAGCCAAAAAGATAACACCATACTATAGATACAATGGAAGTAATAAGGACACAACAAGAGCCACTAGACAAAACAAATGGGAAACAAGTTCTTGAATTTGAAATTTGGAACtgaatttgacattatttagTTGACATCATATGACTAGCTAATCTTGACCTCCAGCCTCCTTTAAGACATAACAAGAACTAATAAAATACAAAATTGAACTGAAACTATCTAATACCTTCAGTAATAAATCGTTGGGGCTCATCTAACGTTGCAATAATAGCTGGCCGATGTTTATCACGGACTGTATCTAAAAATGTCGTGTGGACACTGGCTAGAGTTGGTTCGAAGGAGCAGAGGTAGTCCTTGATCATATAGTCTTTATTTAAAACTTGAGCTTTTTTATACCCATTGGTCACAGAATCATACTCGTACAAATACTGATGTCGTATCAACCGACGACTACCTTGTAGGAAAAGCACTTGTTTGCTGTCAAACCAGATTGGAAAACCATCAATATAGCCGTTCACATGACCAGTAATGACATTGTCCGAAGTGTGAGTAAATCTCCAATTGCTGCTTATGTAATCATAAGCAGCAATGACTATGGATTCCTGGAAAATGCAAAAAAGGGTAAGTAAACCTTTTGATATCCCTAACCATGTACCAAGCCTGATGTCGAAGATGAGATTATGATGATTGATGAACTCGGGAAGGTCAAGAATGGTAGCCTCTTCTCTCTTTGTATTAAAAGCAAGAACACGACCATCACTTCTGAGCCAATGCAAGGAATCATTCACGTAAACAGGTTTACTGTCAAAAGCCAAATTGTTAAAGGTCATTCTGAATTGGACTTCATGCCACTCGCCTGATCCCTCGGATGAAAATACATGAAATTTATACCCTTCTTGTTCAACCAGCTTATTAAATGTTACCAATTTATATTGATGGGACGTGGGATAATCAACAGCTAAGCCATCGCCAATTGTCTCAAAATCATGGTATGGTATAAAATGGTGCTCTCCAGTTATAGGATTGAAAACACAGAAACTCCTCAACTCACGAAATTCAAGGAGAAGAAGACCCTTGCATGAGGGAGATTTTGTTGAAGCGTTTGGGCCAATATAAATGATAGACGAATAGTGCAGAAGAAATCTTTTGATGTGGAAACCAAATTTGAGAAAATTTAAGATCAGAAATCCTAGTATTAAAGTTCTTGCTTAGAACTTTACATTGAAGTGCAAACTTCAAAGGCAAGTAGGAGATGATCTCCACAACTAAGCCATCATTCAATTCCATAGTCGCAATATATATTATAATGTTCAGTTGcgttgatttcttcttttctttttagagAATTAACTGCAAGTAGAACATCATATACTTAACCTAAAACGTCTGTCTATATGGATACTATACCTTTTCCTTAAAGATTTAGGTAACTTTAAAGCCTAGTATAAGtttttaagtattttaatatTTGTAGTATAAATGAGGAAAATTGTACCTAATAGAAGGTAACTTGGACTCTAATTTTACTCTACACAAATTATGACCTTTGTTtaccaaaaatacaaaaatttcaCGTTTCTCGGTTTTCATCATTAGCCCATTTCAACACCATTGAAGTAACTGCGGCTTCTTCTCGTGTGGCACTTTCTTTAGCTTCAAATTCCCTGGTGTCAGACCCAAGATTTGAGTGTACTTTTGCATTCAATCAAAATCTATTTTCTATATAGGGTGATCACTACTAATATATCACTACGAATATATACTAACTAGTACTCTCTGGTCACATGTTGTAGTTGTGATTGTATGATTACGATAGGCAGCAGCACATGGTTCAGTAGTTTATACAATCTTTTTCTGGTGATCTATTTGGACGATTGTGCTTTTTGAATGGTGGCGATTGCAAATCTAATCTACCATTTTACTTAATCATAATATTGTCATACAAATTGATCAATCTTTTATATTATGCAAGTTGAAAAATTAAATTACACTACTTATATACTCAATGGATAAAGAAAGTATAATTTTCCAAATGTTTGTattaattataaataattatttaacAATTGTCTCAATTGGAAGAACTTTATTTAAGATTTAAGGCATAATCTCATATCCTTTTAAGTTTAGCTTCGTCACAACTCACGATAACCTTCCTTGTGGTTTAGGATATTAGCTTGATTTTTTACAAACAATACTTTTAACCTATTTATcgttataaaaaatatacaacttAGAGTAATTTACCCTTAGTAATATTTAAAAGTAACCTTAACGGTCCTTGCTTCCTTGGACCTCCTTCCTATGCTATTTGTATACATTTTCAGTAAAATGAGGAGTTATGTAGGAGATGTTCAAAATTCATCCTTGTTTCCCGTCTTTCCCCAATCTCTGATATCAGCACCGCCCAGCTCCGTCACCTCACACGACGCCGTTCCTCAATGGCTTCGCAATTCTAGCTTCACAACCGATATCTCCGTCATAAACAACGAACTACGGTAATATCGAGAATCTAGAAGACGAAGAAGGATATGATACAgtaaaggaaaatgaaataggaGAGGGAGCAAGGTATGAGTTGCTGGACTCGTTCGCGTCGGAGCGGGGCCACATTATGACTATACACTTTCTTCTTCTAGAAAATGTGATGTTCGAACTTGGGCTTCTTTTTCAGCTAATACTAATGTTTAAAGACTAGTATTTAACTCTCGTGGCGATCGAGACAATTTAGCTTTTGGTACTCTCTACAGGTGCGTATGCTTCTCTTTTATGCCTTCTTTTAGCGTATGCTGCTCTTTTTTGCCTTCTTTTAAGCTACATAGAACAAGTAATAATCAGAATAAGAGTCGCGACGCAACTTGCTTAATTTTTCTAATTTAACTGTAATTTGATTTGTTAACTGTCAGGAGAATTTAAATTCTCAACATCTAGCATGTTGGGGAGCAATATTTTGTAGTGCTTATTTGCAGTTAGTCACTGGACTGGTGGCCGAGGGCATCTCTGTTTGAAGAATATTTGCTTATTCTATTTATTGAAGTGATTGACCAGATCCATCCTCTTCTTTTTTAGGTTTGGTGGGCAACGTCAacagaaaacaagaagctagaacCACTATCAGAAATATGGAACAGGTTCATGAATTTGAATTTGGGAACTGAATTTGACATTAGTTTTATGCGATAACTCGTTTGTCTGAAGTCAAAATCTTGACACCACAAAGAAGGCATACAATACCTCTATGAAAAGGCCGATTGACTCAGTTGAATTGATATGGGGAAAATGTTTTAAAACTAGAGACATTAAATTTGAAAGGACTAGCTAATCTTAACCTTTAGTATCCTTAGGACTAACGGAATTGACCAATAGAAAATAATAGATCAATTCTAGAAAATATGTATATAAAATGCCTAGTTTGGCCGAGAGATCTCATGGCTTATCCAGGACTTTAAAGTGATGGCTGCTCCAGTATTTTTACAATAAAGTTGTTATCGGCTGCATAGTATAAGAACATAGATATTTAACACTTGAGGGTGAAAAAGATACGGAGAAAACAAAATTTAAGGTTATCATGATTAAAGAAAAGTTCTATTTAGAATCATTCTCAACGAGTTTTCATACTTTGAAAAGGTAGAATAGTTTACAACATCTTGCTTACAGGTGCAAACATATTTTGTTATACATAGCAAACTGAGCAAACATTCTAAATTTCTTCACCATGTTTCATGGATAAGAAAGCTCTTAATTCCTGCCTCAACAAACCCAAAACTGTCAGTTCTCAAACTTGAAACTAACCCTTTTTTAGTTTTGGAAATTATACAACACAGAGAACAAGAATCGAAAGATACGGCTGGAAAATCATCATATAATCATTATCTGAATCAATTGAATTGTTTGTCAAGCTGATTATGAGTTGAAAATCTCCTTTTAATGGTGTTATTCCTGACCGAAAGTATCTTTTCCTAAAACAATgagcaaaaaaaaagagaagagtattAAATATAGGAAATGTGATGGAGAATTtagattttttttcttcataaattGGTGGAGACATTGAGGTAAATATTGGATAAAATTGGAGGACTACAAGAATTTAGAATGACCTTAAAGTGCTAAACAAATTTTCACTTTTAAAGGACAAAAGAGAAGCAATAAAAGATAGAGAAATGTCAATCCAGTAAGGGGCAAAAAAGAAGAATGTGCAAGCAAATGAAAAACTTCAAACCAGATCGGAATATTCATCGCCATTCTTTAATCCTGCTTTCCAATCAGCACCCAATTATCATATTAAGTGATGGGTGCTCACAACTTCATTTGTCAGCTTTTTACTGATTGTCAATAGTAATAAATTGTCGAAGCTCATCTAAAGTTGCAGTAATTACTGGTAGATGTTCATCGGAGAGTGTGTCTAAACGTGTCGTCTGGACACTGGCTAGAGTTGGTTGGAAGGAGCACATGTCATTGTTGATGATGTAGTTTTGGTTTAAAATGTCAGCTAGTTTATACCCATTGTTCTCAGAATCATACACATACAAATATCGATGTTGTTTCGTGTAACTACCTTCTAGGAAAAGCACATGTTTGCTATCAATCCAGACTGGGATACCCATGAAGTTGTCCAAAGTGTGGGAAACTCTCCAATTGCTGGTTACATAATCATAAGCAGCAATGACTGTGGATTTCCTGAATTTGCAAACAAGGGTAAGTAAACCTTGTGCCATCCCTAACCATGTATCAAAACCAGGATAAAGTTTACCATAGATGGGAGCATGATGACTGAAGAACGCAGGAAGGTCAAGAATTATAGCCTCTTCTCTCTTTGTATTAAAAGCAAGAACACTGCCATCACTTCTGAGCCAATGTAAGGAATCATTCACGTAAACAGGTTTAGTACATTGGGCCAAATTGATGAAATTCACTCTAAATCGAACTTCGTGCCACAAACCAGATCGCTCTGATGAAAATACATAAAATTTATACCCTTGTTGTTCAGCCAGTTTCCCAACGATTACCAGTTTATATTGATCTGAAGTGGGGTAATCAACCGCTAAGCCTATGCCACGAAATTTCATAAACTCATGTATAGGCTTTGGGTATGATATCAACTGGTGTGCCCCGGTTATAGGATTGAAAACACAAAAATTCCTAAACTTAAGAAAGACAAGGAGAAGAAGACCCCTGCATGAGGCCAAAACTGAAGAGTGGTCGGGTAAAAGAAACATCTCACTGTGAGTGGTTGGGAAAGGAGGGTTTATGGAGATTTTGTGGACGCGATTGGGTCCATATGAATGATAGACGAATAGTGTTGAAGAAATCTTTTGATGTGGAAACCAAATTTGAGAAAATTTAAGATCAGAAATCCTAGTATTAAAGTTCTTGCTTAGAACTTTACATTGAACTGCAAGCTTCAAAGGCAAGTAGGAGATGATTTCCACGACTAAGTCATCGTTCAGTTCCATAGTCGCAAAATTATAATATTCAGTTGCGTTGCTCTTCTTTGCTCTGTTGGGAATAGCGGTTTGTCTTGcacttgttttgttctttttctttttcgagtCTAAATACAAGGAGGACATCATATACTTAACCTAAAACGTCTGTCTTCATTGGCATGGACACTACACCTTTTCCTTACACAATTAGGTAACTTTAAGCCTATTACGTGTAtaagtttttaattattttctctttttaatatttaaattatGAATAAGAAAAATAGTACCTAATAGAAGATAACTTGGACTCTACTTTTATTCTACCCTAATTATGACCTTGTTtaccaaaaaatacaaaaatttcaCGTCTTCTAAGTTTTCATCATCGTGTTATCTTCAACAGCATTGAAGCAACTACGGCTTCTTCTCGTGTGGCACTTTCTTTAGCTTCAAAACTCTCTGGTGTCATTTTTAAAATCACCATTTGACTTATATGAATTCTCTGGATATATACATGTTGTAGTTGTGATTGTAAGATTATGAGCAGGCAGAAAACAATACAATCTTCTTCTGGTGATCTATTTGGGCGATTGTGCTTCTTGAATCGTGGTGGACGCAAATCTAGTTAAACATTTCACTTAACCATAATGTTGGGCATAGATTGATCAACATTTTTACATTTTTGCTTATAAAATTTCTTCTTTCAAGGTCCTAGTAGATATGCTTCAAGTTAAATAGATCATGACAAGCTCCAATTGAAAGTTCTAGCAGAAATTGTGCAATTTGAATAATTAACTGACTCTATTTAATTTACTCAATTGGATAAAAAATACTTCATTATTTTTCAAATGCCTGTATTAATTAGAGAATAAAGACAACAGTTGccgattttatttaaaataaGGGATATTTTCATAGATCTCCCCTCACTTTTAGACTTTGCAGGATTTAAAGATGAGATatcataaaatatttattttttggaatttgaatATTCTTTTTCATGAAGTCAGTGTATGAGTTTCATGTGGTTGCATGCTTTCTCGAGAAGGCTAGTTTTGTAACTCTATGATCAGAAATAAATTGAAGTTTATAATGACAGAGTTGGACTAGATTGCTACTggatatttcaaaaaaaa
This sequence is a window from Nicotiana sylvestris chromosome 3, ASM39365v2, whole genome shotgun sequence. Protein-coding genes within it:
- the LOC104238504 gene encoding uncharacterized protein produces the protein MTFNNLAFDSKPVYVNDSLHWLRSDGRVLAFNTKREEATILDLPEFINHHNLIFDIRLGTWLGISKGLLTLFCIFQESIVIAAYDYISSNWRFTHTSDNVITGHVNGYIDGFPIWFDSKQVLFLQGSRRLIRHQYLYEYDSVTNGYKKAQVLNKDYMIKDYLCSFEPTLASVHTTFLDTVRDKHRPAIIATLDEPQRFITEVALAAPTTAEERRRRRKRRRKRAEVV